The proteins below are encoded in one region of Ostrea edulis chromosome 3, xbOstEdul1.1, whole genome shotgun sequence:
- the LOC125673116 gene encoding adhesion G protein-coupled receptor L2-like isoform X3 produces MHSMKAMTSHSLHFLVCLLYIPLSYCQELTLTPTILNVPIGETATLNCEVSLTESGHSGTETRPGRVVFCKGMTEMEAYNFCYNCTQVASWNYTIAHVGASDGGVYTCSLFQCSLTKASNSAHVQITNIGTKEVKSTTKRNAGTTTRHCDPNQQRQNQTNNCVPSIQNIESLISSLTEGNISRTEVKHTIDNTLNKLQDFSQNNEHSSSDLDSSINLIDKILDVSETANVSLPQTVVVKTIDNLLAEKHVTAWQNTSSKPATATVSKILKTVDKFGLHVLNTVNQNESVTFNTTKNMDDDVSFPDAKNLRSSSLELPAQIQGSNESVSYLAVKYKTIGDILNGNSRQNETSSERVGSDILSLTLKNALSRETLKPPLSLKFLKEKSSTAAITECVFWNFDHNNGTGGWSTAGCKTEGTDDLYTQCTCNHLTNFAILLRPYSKVHDDEDALHWISLIGCIISITFSLITVIVYLVFWKSITSETTKMIDKITVSLCLSIVVAYSLFLGGVDRTQYKVGCIIITALLQWLFLFIFFLMLAMGWYYFISVSLVKISFSKATKFKSNANTISKFIWGIVTLMPVIITAVTFGVVYSSGKNYHSDTSCWLSFESGALYGFIVPVAVIILVNIVIVISLWMAIRSSTLVSKGTAKKQAMAGVRSICILVPVLGVTWLFGLLSVNDDVIAFQYIFSILNSVQGLFIFITKCIFHKKIRKAFMKRMGFKESEHSRSKSYPSQSNGTQSSRVTESSIHSRGGEVENKSINEDLVKGIFQTIENSPP; encoded by the exons ATGCATTCAATGAAGGCAATGACTTCGCACAGTCTCCATTTTCTGGTCTGTCTGCTCTATATTCCACTGTCTTACTGCCAAG AGCTCACTCTTACTCCTACAATTCTGAATGTTCCCATCGGGGAGACAGCCACATTAAACTGCGAGGTTTCCCTGACCGAATCTGGACACAGTGGAACAGAGACGAGGCCAGGGCGTGTGGTGTTTTGCAAAGGAATGACAGAGATGGAAGCCTATAACTTTT GTTATAATTGTACACAAGTTGCCTCCTGGAATTACACAATAGCACACGTTGGCGCCTCCGACGGAGGAGTATACACATGCAGTCTATTCCAATGTTCATTGACCAAAGCATCTAATAGTGCACACGTTCAAATCACTAACATAG GTACAAAGGAAGTGAAAAGTACAACTAAACGTAATGCAG GGACAACGACACGGCATTGTGACCCGAACCAGCAGCGCCAAAACCAGACCAATAATTGTGTGCCgagtattcaaaatattgaatcattG ATTTCATCACTAACTGAAGGAAATATATCAAGGACAGAGGTAAAACATACGATTGATAACACACTAAACAAACTGCAAGATTTCTCACAGAACAACGAACACTCTTCATCAGATTTGGACAGCTCTATAAACCTGATAGATAAGATATTAGATGTCTCCGAAACAGCCAATGTATCACTTCCACAGACG GTGGTAGTCAAGACAATTGATAATCTCTTGGCTGAAAAGCATGTGACTGCATGGCAGAACACTTCCTCAAAACCG gCGACTGCAACGGTGAGTAAAATATTAAAGACGGTGGACAAATTTGGCCTGCATGTCTTGAATACTGTCAACCAGAACGAAAGCGTCACGTTTAACACAACGAAAAATATGG ACGACGATGTCAGTTTTCCGGATGCCAAAAACCTAAGAAGTTCATCTCTCGAATTACCAGCTCAAATACAAGGATCCAACGAAA gCGTATCCTATTTGGCGGTAAAATATAAAACTATCGGAGACATCCTTAACGGTAACTCAAG ACAAAATGAAACTTCATCAGAAAGAGTAGGTTCGGATATTCTGTCACTCACACTGAAGAATGCGTTGTCTAGAGAAACATTGAAACCACCtctgagtttgaaatttttaaaggaaaaa AGTTCGACTGCTGCTATCACCGAGTGTGTATTTTGGAACTTCGATCACAA CAATGGAACAGGTGGATGGTCAACAGCTGGATGCAAAACAGAGGGGACAGACGATCTGTACACACAATGTACCTGTAACCATTTAACAAACTTTGCAATACTACTGCGGCCATACTCAAAG GTACATGACGATGAGGACGCTTTGCATTGGATATCCCTGATCGGCTGCATCATATCGATTACATTCTCCTTGATAACAGTCATTGTGTATCTTGTCTTCTGGAA ATCTATAACTTCTGAGACCACGAAGATGATAGATAAGATCACCGTCTCTCTATGTCTCAGTATCGTCGTGGCTTACTCTTTGTTTTTAGGTGGAGTTGATAGGACCCAGTATAAG gtcGGATGTATAATCATTACAGCACTTTTACAATGGTTGTTCCTGTTTATTTTCTTCCTGATGTTGGCCATGGGATGGTATTATTTTATCAGCGTCTCATTGGTTAAGATATCGTTCTCCAAAGctacaaaatttaaaagtaaCGCCAACACTATTAGTAAATTCATCTGGGGAATTGTAACAC TGATGCCTGTAATCATCACCGCTGTTACATTTGGGGTCGTATATTCGTCAGGGAAGAATTATCACTCAGATACCAG TTGCTGGTTGTCGTTTGAGAGCGGGGCTTTGTACGGTTTTATCGTTCCTGTCGCTGTTATCATTCTG GTTAATATTGTAATTGTCATCAGTTTATGGATGGCAATCCGTTCATCAACGCTCGTGTCAAAAGGAACAGCAAAGAAACAGGCGAT GGCTGGTGTAAGGTCAATCTGTATCCTGGTACCTGTTTTGGGGGTGACCTGGCTTTTTGGACTTTTGTCGGTCAATGATGACGTCATCGCCTTTCAATATATCttctctattttgaattctgTTCAG ggacttttcattttcatcaccAAATGCATTTTTCACAAAAAG
- the LOC125673116 gene encoding adhesion G protein-coupled receptor L2-like isoform X2, with product MHSMKAMTSHSLHFLVCLLYIPLSYCQELTLTPTILNVPIGETATLNCEVSLTESGHSGTETRPGRVVFCKGMTEMEAYNFCYNCTQVASWNYTIAHVGASDGGVYTCSLFQCSLTKASNSAHVQITNIGTKEVKSTTKRNAGTTTRHCDPNQQRQNQTNNCVPSIQNIESLISSLTEGNISRTEVKHTIDNTLNKLQDFSQNNEHSSSDLDSSINLIDKILDVSETANVSLPQTVVVKTIDNLLAEKHVTAWQNTSSKPATATVSKILKTVDKFGLHVLNTVNQNESVTFNTTKNMADDDVSFPDAKNLRSSSLELPAQIQGSNESVSYLAVKYKTIGDILNGNSRQNETSSERVGSDILSLTLKNALSRETLKPPLSLKFLKEKSSTAAITECVFWNFDHNNGTGGWSTAGCKTEGTDDLYTQCTCNHLTNFAILLRPYSKVHDDEDALHWISLIGCIISITFSLITVIVYLVFWKSITSETTKMIDKITVSLCLSIVVAYSLFLGGVDRTQYKVGCIIITALLQWLFLFIFFLMLAMGWYYFISVSLVKISFSKATKFKSNANTISKFIWGIVTLMPVIITAVTFGVVYSSGKNYHSDTSCWLSFESGALYGFIVPVAVIILVNIVIVISLWMAIRSSTLVSKGTAKKQAMAGVRSICILVPVLGVTWLFGLLSVNDDVIAFQYIFSILNSVQGLFIFITKCIFHKKIRKAFMKRMGFKESEHSRSKSYPSQSNGTQSSRVTESSIHSRGGEVENKSINEDLVKGIFQTIENSPP from the exons ATGCATTCAATGAAGGCAATGACTTCGCACAGTCTCCATTTTCTGGTCTGTCTGCTCTATATTCCACTGTCTTACTGCCAAG AGCTCACTCTTACTCCTACAATTCTGAATGTTCCCATCGGGGAGACAGCCACATTAAACTGCGAGGTTTCCCTGACCGAATCTGGACACAGTGGAACAGAGACGAGGCCAGGGCGTGTGGTGTTTTGCAAAGGAATGACAGAGATGGAAGCCTATAACTTTT GTTATAATTGTACACAAGTTGCCTCCTGGAATTACACAATAGCACACGTTGGCGCCTCCGACGGAGGAGTATACACATGCAGTCTATTCCAATGTTCATTGACCAAAGCATCTAATAGTGCACACGTTCAAATCACTAACATAG GTACAAAGGAAGTGAAAAGTACAACTAAACGTAATGCAG GGACAACGACACGGCATTGTGACCCGAACCAGCAGCGCCAAAACCAGACCAATAATTGTGTGCCgagtattcaaaatattgaatcattG ATTTCATCACTAACTGAAGGAAATATATCAAGGACAGAGGTAAAACATACGATTGATAACACACTAAACAAACTGCAAGATTTCTCACAGAACAACGAACACTCTTCATCAGATTTGGACAGCTCTATAAACCTGATAGATAAGATATTAGATGTCTCCGAAACAGCCAATGTATCACTTCCACAGACG GTGGTAGTCAAGACAATTGATAATCTCTTGGCTGAAAAGCATGTGACTGCATGGCAGAACACTTCCTCAAAACCG gCGACTGCAACGGTGAGTAAAATATTAAAGACGGTGGACAAATTTGGCCTGCATGTCTTGAATACTGTCAACCAGAACGAAAGCGTCACGTTTAACACAACGAAAAATATGG CAGACGACGATGTCAGTTTTCCGGATGCCAAAAACCTAAGAAGTTCATCTCTCGAATTACCAGCTCAAATACAAGGATCCAACGAAA gCGTATCCTATTTGGCGGTAAAATATAAAACTATCGGAGACATCCTTAACGGTAACTCAAG ACAAAATGAAACTTCATCAGAAAGAGTAGGTTCGGATATTCTGTCACTCACACTGAAGAATGCGTTGTCTAGAGAAACATTGAAACCACCtctgagtttgaaatttttaaaggaaaaa AGTTCGACTGCTGCTATCACCGAGTGTGTATTTTGGAACTTCGATCACAA CAATGGAACAGGTGGATGGTCAACAGCTGGATGCAAAACAGAGGGGACAGACGATCTGTACACACAATGTACCTGTAACCATTTAACAAACTTTGCAATACTACTGCGGCCATACTCAAAG GTACATGACGATGAGGACGCTTTGCATTGGATATCCCTGATCGGCTGCATCATATCGATTACATTCTCCTTGATAACAGTCATTGTGTATCTTGTCTTCTGGAA ATCTATAACTTCTGAGACCACGAAGATGATAGATAAGATCACCGTCTCTCTATGTCTCAGTATCGTCGTGGCTTACTCTTTGTTTTTAGGTGGAGTTGATAGGACCCAGTATAAG gtcGGATGTATAATCATTACAGCACTTTTACAATGGTTGTTCCTGTTTATTTTCTTCCTGATGTTGGCCATGGGATGGTATTATTTTATCAGCGTCTCATTGGTTAAGATATCGTTCTCCAAAGctacaaaatttaaaagtaaCGCCAACACTATTAGTAAATTCATCTGGGGAATTGTAACAC TGATGCCTGTAATCATCACCGCTGTTACATTTGGGGTCGTATATTCGTCAGGGAAGAATTATCACTCAGATACCAG TTGCTGGTTGTCGTTTGAGAGCGGGGCTTTGTACGGTTTTATCGTTCCTGTCGCTGTTATCATTCTG GTTAATATTGTAATTGTCATCAGTTTATGGATGGCAATCCGTTCATCAACGCTCGTGTCAAAAGGAACAGCAAAGAAACAGGCGAT GGCTGGTGTAAGGTCAATCTGTATCCTGGTACCTGTTTTGGGGGTGACCTGGCTTTTTGGACTTTTGTCGGTCAATGATGACGTCATCGCCTTTCAATATATCttctctattttgaattctgTTCAG ggacttttcattttcatcaccAAATGCATTTTTCACAAAAAG
- the LOC125673116 gene encoding adhesion G protein-coupled receptor L2-like isoform X1 → MHSMKAMTSHSLHFLVCLLYIPLSYCQELTLTPTILNVPIGETATLNCEVSLTESGHSGTETRPGRVVFCKGMTEMEAYNFCYNCTQVASWNYTIAHVGASDGGVYTCSLFQCSLTKASNSAHVQITNIGTKEVKSTTKRNAGTTTRHCDPNQQRQNQTNNCVPSIQNIESLISSLTEGNISRTEVKHTIDNTLNKLQDFSQNNEHSSSDLDSSINLIDKILDVSETANVSLPQTVVVKTIDNLLAEKHVTAWQNTSSKPATATVSKILKTVDKFGLHVLNTVNQNESVTFNTTKNMVLTVANIPADDDVSFPDAKNLRSSSLELPAQIQGSNESVSYLAVKYKTIGDILNGNSRQNETSSERVGSDILSLTLKNALSRETLKPPLSLKFLKEKSSTAAITECVFWNFDHNNGTGGWSTAGCKTEGTDDLYTQCTCNHLTNFAILLRPYSKVHDDEDALHWISLIGCIISITFSLITVIVYLVFWKSITSETTKMIDKITVSLCLSIVVAYSLFLGGVDRTQYKVGCIIITALLQWLFLFIFFLMLAMGWYYFISVSLVKISFSKATKFKSNANTISKFIWGIVTLMPVIITAVTFGVVYSSGKNYHSDTSCWLSFESGALYGFIVPVAVIILVNIVIVISLWMAIRSSTLVSKGTAKKQAMAGVRSICILVPVLGVTWLFGLLSVNDDVIAFQYIFSILNSVQGLFIFITKCIFHKKIRKAFMKRMGFKESEHSRSKSYPSQSNGTQSSRVTESSIHSRGGEVENKSINEDLVKGIFQTIENSPP, encoded by the exons ATGCATTCAATGAAGGCAATGACTTCGCACAGTCTCCATTTTCTGGTCTGTCTGCTCTATATTCCACTGTCTTACTGCCAAG AGCTCACTCTTACTCCTACAATTCTGAATGTTCCCATCGGGGAGACAGCCACATTAAACTGCGAGGTTTCCCTGACCGAATCTGGACACAGTGGAACAGAGACGAGGCCAGGGCGTGTGGTGTTTTGCAAAGGAATGACAGAGATGGAAGCCTATAACTTTT GTTATAATTGTACACAAGTTGCCTCCTGGAATTACACAATAGCACACGTTGGCGCCTCCGACGGAGGAGTATACACATGCAGTCTATTCCAATGTTCATTGACCAAAGCATCTAATAGTGCACACGTTCAAATCACTAACATAG GTACAAAGGAAGTGAAAAGTACAACTAAACGTAATGCAG GGACAACGACACGGCATTGTGACCCGAACCAGCAGCGCCAAAACCAGACCAATAATTGTGTGCCgagtattcaaaatattgaatcattG ATTTCATCACTAACTGAAGGAAATATATCAAGGACAGAGGTAAAACATACGATTGATAACACACTAAACAAACTGCAAGATTTCTCACAGAACAACGAACACTCTTCATCAGATTTGGACAGCTCTATAAACCTGATAGATAAGATATTAGATGTCTCCGAAACAGCCAATGTATCACTTCCACAGACG GTGGTAGTCAAGACAATTGATAATCTCTTGGCTGAAAAGCATGTGACTGCATGGCAGAACACTTCCTCAAAACCG gCGACTGCAACGGTGAGTAAAATATTAAAGACGGTGGACAAATTTGGCCTGCATGTCTTGAATACTGTCAACCAGAACGAAAGCGTCACGTTTAACACAACGAAAAATATGG ttCTTACTGTAGCAAATATACCAGCAGACGACGATGTCAGTTTTCCGGATGCCAAAAACCTAAGAAGTTCATCTCTCGAATTACCAGCTCAAATACAAGGATCCAACGAAA gCGTATCCTATTTGGCGGTAAAATATAAAACTATCGGAGACATCCTTAACGGTAACTCAAG ACAAAATGAAACTTCATCAGAAAGAGTAGGTTCGGATATTCTGTCACTCACACTGAAGAATGCGTTGTCTAGAGAAACATTGAAACCACCtctgagtttgaaatttttaaaggaaaaa AGTTCGACTGCTGCTATCACCGAGTGTGTATTTTGGAACTTCGATCACAA CAATGGAACAGGTGGATGGTCAACAGCTGGATGCAAAACAGAGGGGACAGACGATCTGTACACACAATGTACCTGTAACCATTTAACAAACTTTGCAATACTACTGCGGCCATACTCAAAG GTACATGACGATGAGGACGCTTTGCATTGGATATCCCTGATCGGCTGCATCATATCGATTACATTCTCCTTGATAACAGTCATTGTGTATCTTGTCTTCTGGAA ATCTATAACTTCTGAGACCACGAAGATGATAGATAAGATCACCGTCTCTCTATGTCTCAGTATCGTCGTGGCTTACTCTTTGTTTTTAGGTGGAGTTGATAGGACCCAGTATAAG gtcGGATGTATAATCATTACAGCACTTTTACAATGGTTGTTCCTGTTTATTTTCTTCCTGATGTTGGCCATGGGATGGTATTATTTTATCAGCGTCTCATTGGTTAAGATATCGTTCTCCAAAGctacaaaatttaaaagtaaCGCCAACACTATTAGTAAATTCATCTGGGGAATTGTAACAC TGATGCCTGTAATCATCACCGCTGTTACATTTGGGGTCGTATATTCGTCAGGGAAGAATTATCACTCAGATACCAG TTGCTGGTTGTCGTTTGAGAGCGGGGCTTTGTACGGTTTTATCGTTCCTGTCGCTGTTATCATTCTG GTTAATATTGTAATTGTCATCAGTTTATGGATGGCAATCCGTTCATCAACGCTCGTGTCAAAAGGAACAGCAAAGAAACAGGCGAT GGCTGGTGTAAGGTCAATCTGTATCCTGGTACCTGTTTTGGGGGTGACCTGGCTTTTTGGACTTTTGTCGGTCAATGATGACGTCATCGCCTTTCAATATATCttctctattttgaattctgTTCAG ggacttttcattttcatcaccAAATGCATTTTTCACAAAAAG
- the LOC125673116 gene encoding adhesion G protein-coupled receptor L2-like isoform X4, translating to MHSMKAMTSHSLHFLVCLLYIPLSYCQELTLTPTILNVPIGETATLNCEVSLTESGHSGTETRPGRVVFCKGMTEMEAYNFCYNCTQVASWNYTIAHVGASDGGVYTCSLFQCSLTKASNSAHVQITNIGTKEVKSTTKRNAGTTTRHCDPNQQRQNQTNNCVPSIQNIESLISSLTEGNISRTEVKHTIDNTLNKLQDFSQNNEHSSSDLDSSINLIDKILDVSETANVSLPQTVVVKTIDNLLAEKHVTAWQNTSSKPATATVSKILKTVDKFGLHVLNTVNQNESVTFNTTKNMVLTVANIPADDDVSFPDAKNLRSSSLELPAQIQGSNESVSYLAVKYKTIGDILNGNSRQNETSSERVGSDILSLTLKNALSRETLKPPLSLKFLKEKSSTAAITECVFWNFDHNNGTGGWSTAGCKTEGTDDLYTQCTCNHLTNFAILLRPYSKVHDDEDALHWISLIGCIISITFSLITVIVYLVFWKSITSETTKMIDKITVSLCLSIVVAYSLFLGGVDRTQYKVGCIIITALLQWLFLFIFFLMLAMGWYYFISVSLVKISFSKATKFKSNANTISKFIWGIVTLMPVIITAVTFGVVYSSGKNYHSDTSCWLSFESGALYGFIVPVAVIILVNIVIVISLWMAIRSSTLVSKGTAKKQAMAGVRSICILVPVLGVTWLFGLLSVNDDVIAFQYIFSILNSVQGLFIFITKCIFHKKIRKAFMKRMGFKESEHSRSKSYPSQSNGTQSSRVTESSIDSFSGRRSGK from the exons ATGCATTCAATGAAGGCAATGACTTCGCACAGTCTCCATTTTCTGGTCTGTCTGCTCTATATTCCACTGTCTTACTGCCAAG AGCTCACTCTTACTCCTACAATTCTGAATGTTCCCATCGGGGAGACAGCCACATTAAACTGCGAGGTTTCCCTGACCGAATCTGGACACAGTGGAACAGAGACGAGGCCAGGGCGTGTGGTGTTTTGCAAAGGAATGACAGAGATGGAAGCCTATAACTTTT GTTATAATTGTACACAAGTTGCCTCCTGGAATTACACAATAGCACACGTTGGCGCCTCCGACGGAGGAGTATACACATGCAGTCTATTCCAATGTTCATTGACCAAAGCATCTAATAGTGCACACGTTCAAATCACTAACATAG GTACAAAGGAAGTGAAAAGTACAACTAAACGTAATGCAG GGACAACGACACGGCATTGTGACCCGAACCAGCAGCGCCAAAACCAGACCAATAATTGTGTGCCgagtattcaaaatattgaatcattG ATTTCATCACTAACTGAAGGAAATATATCAAGGACAGAGGTAAAACATACGATTGATAACACACTAAACAAACTGCAAGATTTCTCACAGAACAACGAACACTCTTCATCAGATTTGGACAGCTCTATAAACCTGATAGATAAGATATTAGATGTCTCCGAAACAGCCAATGTATCACTTCCACAGACG GTGGTAGTCAAGACAATTGATAATCTCTTGGCTGAAAAGCATGTGACTGCATGGCAGAACACTTCCTCAAAACCG gCGACTGCAACGGTGAGTAAAATATTAAAGACGGTGGACAAATTTGGCCTGCATGTCTTGAATACTGTCAACCAGAACGAAAGCGTCACGTTTAACACAACGAAAAATATGG ttCTTACTGTAGCAAATATACCAGCAGACGACGATGTCAGTTTTCCGGATGCCAAAAACCTAAGAAGTTCATCTCTCGAATTACCAGCTCAAATACAAGGATCCAACGAAA gCGTATCCTATTTGGCGGTAAAATATAAAACTATCGGAGACATCCTTAACGGTAACTCAAG ACAAAATGAAACTTCATCAGAAAGAGTAGGTTCGGATATTCTGTCACTCACACTGAAGAATGCGTTGTCTAGAGAAACATTGAAACCACCtctgagtttgaaatttttaaaggaaaaa AGTTCGACTGCTGCTATCACCGAGTGTGTATTTTGGAACTTCGATCACAA CAATGGAACAGGTGGATGGTCAACAGCTGGATGCAAAACAGAGGGGACAGACGATCTGTACACACAATGTACCTGTAACCATTTAACAAACTTTGCAATACTACTGCGGCCATACTCAAAG GTACATGACGATGAGGACGCTTTGCATTGGATATCCCTGATCGGCTGCATCATATCGATTACATTCTCCTTGATAACAGTCATTGTGTATCTTGTCTTCTGGAA ATCTATAACTTCTGAGACCACGAAGATGATAGATAAGATCACCGTCTCTCTATGTCTCAGTATCGTCGTGGCTTACTCTTTGTTTTTAGGTGGAGTTGATAGGACCCAGTATAAG gtcGGATGTATAATCATTACAGCACTTTTACAATGGTTGTTCCTGTTTATTTTCTTCCTGATGTTGGCCATGGGATGGTATTATTTTATCAGCGTCTCATTGGTTAAGATATCGTTCTCCAAAGctacaaaatttaaaagtaaCGCCAACACTATTAGTAAATTCATCTGGGGAATTGTAACAC TGATGCCTGTAATCATCACCGCTGTTACATTTGGGGTCGTATATTCGTCAGGGAAGAATTATCACTCAGATACCAG TTGCTGGTTGTCGTTTGAGAGCGGGGCTTTGTACGGTTTTATCGTTCCTGTCGCTGTTATCATTCTG GTTAATATTGTAATTGTCATCAGTTTATGGATGGCAATCCGTTCATCAACGCTCGTGTCAAAAGGAACAGCAAAGAAACAGGCGAT GGCTGGTGTAAGGTCAATCTGTATCCTGGTACCTGTTTTGGGGGTGACCTGGCTTTTTGGACTTTTGTCGGTCAATGATGACGTCATCGCCTTTCAATATATCttctctattttgaattctgTTCAG ggacttttcattttcatcaccAAATGCATTTTTCACAAAAAG